In Colias croceus chromosome 21, ilColCroc2.1, the DNA window atggaatgcgctATGTTTGCGTGTGCGTGAAGTTGCCGCGAGCCACGCTGCTacgttaattaataattaccaagagtaaggaaaaattgtaacagCGTCCTTAAAATCAATGCCTCACCTTGTCAgaagaattattaatttttcattttaaattacatatattatttaaacaaacattaaaatttaaaaatattaatttttcataactAATCTTAAAAACTTACCTCCgtatattattacaaagcATCTCAAATACAAAGTGAAAATCACGTGAAGTGATCAATCAGGTGTTGCTGCACTGGCGTTAAGCGGTTCTTAAGACTTGAAAGCTgcttaaatgataaaatgcTTTCAAATATACGGAAATAAGTCGTTTCATACCTAATTCAAGTATGACTGGTCAATCTccgatttaataaaattgtgttgtGTCGTTTGTCTGACCAAATGAGTCTCTCCTAAGTTTAGACGAAAATTGTTTAGTAAAAGgcaaaatattacatttatttgggCTTTGGCAAAGTCATTATGCCAGACCTGAGGATTGACCAGTCCAAACTACGAGTGTCCGAGCTTCGGGGTTTGTCtataacatataatatgtataaataattctcTGTCTTTAGTAAAATTCACTATCAAAAGGGCCGTCTAAAGTCTTACCCCTCCGAGTGACGCCGTAAAAGTAAGTGCCGTTATCAAGGTGAGAGCGCGGCGGGAGCGGGGCGGCGGCGGCggagggggagggggggggCGGGGGCTCGGCCGGGGCGGTGGGGCTGCGCGCTGGAGCGGACGACGCGCTTGGCTCTTCCAGGTTGTTCTTGTGATGGCCGGCATCTTGACTTAACACAgtctaaaacatattatgtatttattattgaattaataactaaaataagtttaataattaaaacttaaaataaatgtcgGAGACttgaataataacaaaaaaaaaaaaaaaaaaaatatagtaattttaaatctttacCGTTCTATACTTTTTCAACTTCCGTGTATGCTTGGaacaagatattatatttttagactACAGGCCTgtgttgaaaaaattatggGTCATTTGACCCACCAGGTGACCTATCTAGAACGATATAAGagcattaaataataagattcagcaCTATGACatcacttgtaagctgtccacctgagtgcagatgagaattcgAAAGTTCAGGTAGAGATTTTTTCCTCCTGTCTCcattatttttgtacggcattgcggaataatggattaaaagcagtatagaaatagtatgacacagatgccgtacaaAATCAAATTTACCCCGGCAACTgtcgaaaaatgaaaattaattccgactttgtggaccaccatttttgaacggcatctgtgtcatactatttctatactgcttttaatccattattccgcaacgccgtacaaaaatcatggagACAAGGGGAGAAAATCTCTACCTGAACTTTCGAATTCACATCTGCACTCAGGTGcacagcttacaagtgacgtcataatgctgaatcttattattttatgctcttaTATCGTTCTAGATAGGTCACCTGTTGGGTCAAATGACccataattttttcaacacgCGCCTGTAgtctatttatttagttatatgATAATTATGTCAGTTggatgtataatataaattattttgatgtgtttgatattaatataaatatattcaatataatattatatataattttgttactaTATAACATAGGTATAAGAATATTGTTACTAACAAGTAGACCATTgatgttacaataaataaatgaattattattataatatataattcagtaacatattttgtgttaaaaGTTCTTAGAATGTGAAatctcaaaaaattaataaaaatatactcacTGGCTCTAATTTTGCATTGGAATGTGCACACATACCTGCAAAATGCAACTCAAAGTGAATTCACATAACCTcatctatatacataatattataataatatacataatctataatataaaaatgaatcccaaaatgtgttggtaagcgcataacttgagaacggctgaaccgatttcgtaaattctttttttattatattccttgaagtacgaggatggttcttatgtagagaaaacgtaaatatgtaccacgggcgaagccggggcggaccgctagtataatataataaatctgtagaagggtcaaatctgtacattgaaaatattgaaaaaataaatagcaggtgttactggatcgataccaaacccaaatatgtaatatgtgattaaaaaaaattgtctgtctgtctgtatgtgcagacatcacgtgaaaactaacggttcgatttcgatgaaaatttgtataattataccttattattctgggcgtaaaataggatactttttatcctggacgTATACatatacgtagaaaaaaaaatcataatttttcagttttatataccgacatccgcgcggacggagtcgcgggcggaagctagtacataattaaaaaaaacaacataataaaatagattttaactGATTTGACTTGAACTCAAAATCaaacatttctttattcaattagacttgtTCTAGattcacttttgaatcgtcataacgtattttttatatttaccacCGAATAATTGacaacatttcattttttatacgACTATGCAAAAAACAATCTTTTCGTCATTTTGCTATTGCATTGGCCATTGTGACAACAgaaaagaatttattttttatagtatatgttaagaaaaaataaatgttataatataaaaatgaatcgacatcaaacctatttaataaatagcacatctaaataatatgtagtaatttataatatcaaatctttttattatactgtactagcggtccgccccggcttcgcccgtggtacctctttacgttttctctacataagaaccatcctcgaacttcaaggaatattataaaaaaagaattaacgaaatcggttcagccgttctcaagttatgcgcttaccaacacattttgggattcatttttatattatagacaaTGTAAAAAAGAGATTTTggtatttatgaaaaaaatgtgggataattattagtaattgtgacataataaaaaaaatattcttttgaACTTGTTACAATAAATCTGCGACAACCTGCAtaggtttattaaaaatagtacaTTTATATGAAATGTTTTAAGCAGccaaaattttattctatgtatataaggaataaaactttattatattaataaatagatttgCACATTATTTCACAACAATAACCTATATACAATAGCAATGAAACTAATGTCCTAATAGTATCAGCCAGTAATCAGTATGAAAAATACCAACAAATACATTGGACTATTTTTAAGTTCAACATTCTACGTTAATTATTCACACTCAGATCccgtatataaaataaaaatacaatcaatTCTTCCTTAAATAAAGGTTAAAggtaaacttaaaaaatatttgtattactacctattaattagtaaatatTAGTGTTTTTACTGATTCGTTTCACGAATATAATTGACTATGTTTTAACAATCCGTTAAGTGAGCCAAAAAATACTTACGgaatactttaaaaacatCTTTTCGTTTTAAAGCCCGGCCCTCGATGTAGACACATGATATCGCTCTTAACATTGTTGCCTTACTTATTCAACATAAACAACATAACATTTGTGCTTAAACGACAGTCTGTCtccttaaattatttgatttatcttataaacattttaaaacatattcttTCAAATCgggaataataaaatgtattaaaattattttcataagcATGCAGATCGCTACCTTTGACAAGACATGTCAATTCATAATTGGGAATTGGGTTTGGGAATCACTTGGgaattgacatttgacaaatgacaacATTGAAATGACCACAGAGTAAGTAATGTAGGTATTCCCAATGTATTCCGCAATCCGTATGTcaagtttaaactttaaactgataacTAGACTgtgcaacaaaaaataatcgtATCAAGATAATTTGGCTATACAGGTCTCGTAACTAGGCCAtgaaatcttataaaaatattttgttaaaatttgcGCTATTTTATCTAGGGTTGCTTTTGTACAAACCCCCTACTTCCAATTTAAATGAGTTTATTCAAACATAAAGTGAGAGCGAAAGAGTTGCTGGACTGTATTAATTTCTCTGAAATACATATTCGAACACAGGCACGAAGAGTGAAGAGCGCAGAGGTTATTAATTGCTCTGTAATTGAGAACTCTTCGGAATGTCGGTGTAGCGATAAGTGTAGCGGCCTTATGTAGTTCGGATATAAACGTAATACTTAATTTAATCTTCACTCTCCAGTTGTTCACGTCTAAAGTTCACACGAACGAAGTCGTGGGCACCCACGCGCACGGGGCACcatggtaaataaataaaaataatcgtgAATAGCGCACCATCCAACTGGTAGTGGACTAAactcacagaacagtaaaaactgTGAGCAAAAACAACtgacaacaacaacaacaactttattttaagctattgcatagcatctatcgcgggccttgagcgcgacgactgaatcgagaaattcagtaacgaaaaaacctcacgctccccactccgatgggcggaggtgtggcttgaaggcattcaatagctttaccgcggcagtctccgagtgccacacgtcgttttacTGTTCtgcttagatcattaagtccTTAATTAAGTCTGTTCTGTGACTATTTGATATTTCCTTTTCAATGACAGAAATGACTAGTCCGTACGGTCCGTACTCTTCCGTACTAGTCTCTATTATGAACAGCTGTTCGAAAACTGTCATTTGCCTTGAAACAAAATGATAGCTGTCAATTTGATAACAGTGACATCCACAGGTGACATACTGACATCATTGATCATTGTgacatttttgtaaattttatttgtcgtTTCTTTTTGAAGTAAATTGCGAAACCAAATAATTTCTGgatattgtttgtttcttaataaattttgttatagaAGATTGCAAATCGTTTGCAACATTTCTTTGTTAACGTATTTTAAATAGCCTACGTCAAAATTCCTCCGGCTGCAGTAAACGAAGGTTCTTCTCTCCGAACTACTGATCGGTAGGTTTCTATAGTGagatttattgtaaaaatatacgcaTATTTTAGGCAAGGAACATGCTCCGttgcttatattatattcttatcgCTAATTGATCGGGTCATACTTAAACTTTGATGTCCACATCACGATGTACTTATCGCTCCAAGCTGAGCTCACTTACGTTTGCCTACAAATTCTTTTGGAACCATCTTATGAGACCATTCCTATAGTGGAccaacttaaaattaaaaccatttaattttaaataggtcAAATTTCTAACTATagaactatattattttatactacctatttgatagatttatttatttattctataacATCTACAccagatttaataaaaaaaaaactagttaACGGGCAGTTTCTTCATACAGATATggcaaacatattatatgatatgaaataattgaTACATATTGAAGAAAGTGCTTTAGAATTTCTGTTATTATTAGTCATAACTAGCATAATCAGTGAATTCAAAATTCctaaagaaaattctttatatcTACTTTGCTCaacattgttatatttttgttattgttcaAATACTGTTATCGTAATATCTTTCTGAAAAGTTAGAATTGAAATGAATCagaattgaaatattttgtatttggaggtttatttatagtagagccaattgaataggcaacatttgacgtctatcaactTTATCTTTGTAGGTAGTCTGCCAAAAAACAtggattaaagtgaattaatttatacggatttgaaacacaTGTCAATCGGACTTGAACCATAtggcaattttaaaattcatcagGCAAATCCCTGTCcaagtaatatattttcattcgtAAATTCAAGgagcaaaataaaacaagtatgtatctacataattaaaaaaaaaatgtgtttattcaaaatgtgtactttatagataattaaaagaaactatctatacatataataaatctgtagaatggtcaattctgtacattgaaaatattgaaaaaataaatagcagggggtgttactggtgTTACTGgttaccaaacccaaatatgtgattaaaaaatttttgtctgtgtTCAGGCATCatgtgaaaactaacggtttgATTTCGATGagacttggtataattataccttattatcctgggcagaAAATGGGATAGGTACTTTtaatcctggaaaaatacaaaaaaaaaatcttaatttttcagttttatagactgacatccgcgcggacggagtcgcgggcggaagctagtacttaatattataaagctaaatagtgtttgtttgaatgcgctaatctctggaacaactggtccaatttgaaaaattatttcggtgttagatttatagaggaaggctatatcattatgctaagaccaacaggagccgAACCActcaggtgaaaccgcgaaacgcagctagtctatactaatattataaagatgaagagtttgtttgaacacgcttatctcaggaacggtccgatttgaaaaattctttcggtgttagatagaactgatagtccatttatcgaggaaggctataggctatatatcataacgctaagaccaaccggagcggagcaatgaaggtgaaaccgcggagtacagctagtaataaataaaattctgttctattatttaacccattgagccccaagcggcccgatcggtcccagacacaatagattttctattttcatgaaatttggtgtggagatattttgatacccgagaaaggacataggctactttttatctcggaaaaatgacgcaatcccggaaatcccacgggaacgggaactgtgcgggtttttcattgaccgcgcgggcgaagccgcgggcggaaacctagtagtacataatatttggaCACTTCTTAACACCCCTTGAACAACAAGagcttttaatttttgactGTACCAGTCCATAATTACCattaattagaaatataaaaattatacaagcCAATGTTTCCCTAGCTAGGTTACTTGTCAACCTGTATTTAGGAGAAACAGCCTTGAGCCTTcctctaaaataaattcacaaaaagCCTCTTAGTACTTAAGAGGGAGCCTCCTTTCTCATTTCTGGCACTGAGAGACCGGTTAAGGTACTAGACACTAATACAGCcgtaataaagttgaatatcTCGTGCGCTCTTTGATCGCTTTCGAGCTCGAAAATTAAGTCTCAATtcttatttcgtttataactAAAGTAAACATTGATCtagagaaaaaatatcttgggATTCCATAGTAAACTCTATTTTCTTactgttaacatttattttaaacataaagtCCAAGTaaaccttaaaaaaaatgtaataaaataaaaaatgtatctagcgaaaatgttacaattacgTAACTGTCTTGTACATCGAAAGAAAAAgacccaataaatcatatactaaagtttcattttgattgtatgtgtgcctgtttcagaatattaatgcaaattcacataaaatttaggGAGCTTCcccttaattataaattaaaattagttacaatagaaagtaaaaaaaatatatgtggAAATTCAAGGTGTGTAAGAGAATGGGGGTGTGTCGTATGAAAGtgttaatataacaaaattatttcaaataagaCTCATCACTGAATATTGCACACAATTATCACAACTACCTTCATTAGATTCAATATTTCCGTTCAATAATTTTAGGTGGTCGGAGATGTTGACGGCATGTGAGGCCAGCGAAGTAATAGCGTTCCTAGAGGGACGCGACGCTCCCGATGCCTTCGTGGGGCTATACAGCGCCGTGCGGGAGCCCTGGCTGGCGCGCGGCCTGCTGCAGTACCACGCGCGCACCGGCTCCGCGCGAGCGCTCGACCTGCTGGCCCGCGCGCCCGAGGCCCACGCGCGCCACCTGCTCGACGCGCTGCTCGAGCAGCTGCGTGGCGAGCGGCCCGCCTGCCACCACGCGCTCGCCGCCCTGGCGCTGCTCGTGGCGCGCCGCCCCGTGTGGCTGCACCGCCTGCCCGCGCACGGCGCCGCGCGCGAGCTGCTgcgcgccgcccgccgcgaGCGCGAGCCGCTGGCGCTGCTGCACGCGCTGCTCGCCCTCGCCGCGCTGCTGCCCGCCGAGCCCGCGCTGGCCGCCGCGCACTGGGCCGACCTCGCCGAGGCGCTGCTGCGGCCCGCCGCGCTCGAGCCGCCCGCGCCGCCCGTGCGCGACCACCTGCAGCTGGCGCAGCTCGCGCTGTTCCACGCGCTCTACGCCACCCACCCGTGCACGCTGCTGGAGACGCTCCGCGCGGAGTGCGCCGCCGCCACCGCGCGGGACGCCTGGGAGCGCGCGCTCGTGCCGCTGCTGCGCTCCGTGCGGCTGCACCCCGCGCTGGTGACGGGCTCGCGGCAGCGCGAGGCGGAGGCGGACCGCAAGACGCGCCTGGAGATCCACGACGTGCTCGCCGAGACGCGGCGCCTGTCGCTGCGCGCGCGCGAGCCGCCCGAGGAGCGCGCCAGCCTGgcgcccgcgcccgcgcccgccGCGCCGCCGTCGCCCGCGCCCGGCTCGGGGGCGCAGGCCGCGCGCGCCGCGTCCGCGCTGCGCCCCGGCGCCGAGCCCTGGTTCCCGCTCGCGGACCGCTGCGGCGCCGAGTCCGCGCCCAACACGCCCCTGCCGGCGGAGCCCGATCCCGCGGAGCCGCCCGAGGCCGCCGTCGAAGCGACCCCCGAGAACACCCCCGCCAAAGAGACGCGGACGCAATTTCGATTTCCCAACGAGTCGGCCGCGGTTCGAGCGATAGgtaataacaatatgtttAAGTCCGAAATTGACAAATGAAATATTCGATCTATTCAACAACTACTTTACTTCATTAActtcacaataaaaattactaacaaAAACAATGATAATTGATTACTCATACTCTAATCTCCctcaaaattcaaaaacatttttttgtcaCCGGTAAACGAAGaagacatttataaaataactagctttccgcccgcggcttcgccagctttgtctaaaacctaatttattatatagaatagaatagaaacaCATTTATTCCCAAAAAAGATGATACAGTACATAAAAATTCAGACAACActtattactttaaaaaagttataacattacaatatgtagacgtaataatattaaattatatctgTATCACCTCAGGGAAAGGGATTACTGACTCAGCATAAATGTTACAGCTGAGGCTGTAACGCTGTTTttctaaaaccttcctcgagaaccactaaaaaacgcatcaaaaatcaaaatacgttgagtagttttaaagatttaagcataggtacataggtttgaagtcggtgccaaacactgcACTCAGTACGCCCGTGCActgacatcaaacctttttagtaggtaaatagcacatctaaataatattatgtagataagtagtaattaataatatcaaatctatttaagtcggttgtttttcacgcagttatttttatatactacTAACGGTCCGCCCctgcttcgcccgtggtacatatttcacaataaaaagtagcctatgtcctttctcgggtatcaaaatatctccataccaaatttcatgcaaatcagttcagtagtttaggcgtgattgagtaacagacagacagacagagttactttcccatttataatattattagtatattagtatggattatgacgttaaaaaatacaaactcCGTAGGTTACGATAACATAGACACTATAGTTTTAaagttatgtaaaaataacctAATCGCTGACTCAAGGAATATttcctaataaattaaaattctcaGTGGTCCACTCTacaaaaaatgattaaaaacaGAAATGGGCAACTACTGAAACATTACtctaattaacatattatcaaaatagaCTACAGTGCGTAGAAATCACTAAAACCAttaaatcccaccaaaaatgatacataatatctacataTACATGCAACAATTATGGTACACCACAAGGCAGCATATTAGCATTACCTTGGCATTACCATGTTTTTTATACATCTAGCTTCTTTGACAAATAtgacaaaataaatagcacaagaaataataaagtaagaTCCCAGCCTTAGACAATCCTACGTAACaccatggaatagaaactgctaacgctaataattattgacataggtaagctcatgacattttggtaatggtttggtcacactaccaacgacgacaaaattttccaaacaccaatacgacaggaaattcttaaatttcatttgtaattgtgttttgcataattttatttaattgcgactggatggAAATTTTTTTCGAGGTCGTCGTTGGTAggggtgaccgaatccttaggCAAAACATTAACGCTTATGTCAAgttctatcgatagcgtattctattccttggcgttttgacGTTCGTCTCGGCGCTCAGCCGTTAGATAAAcgttatctacagcttacgtcaatctcatacattcgtagtctattctattgaacgctacgctaacagaaacccacttggctaggggggcagggCCGCCAGGtgactttttaattattttgagagCTTTAAGCAATAAGGCGTCTGTTAAGCAATATGGCCCACAGGAAGTACCTGGGAGTACTGAAGccttatttttaactgtatattCTAAAACATATGAGAAAATCAGCAATGACAAATTACAAGTAAGTACTGTTTTTATGAACCGTGATCACCTGATATCTGGAAATAGGCCCATTGAACAAGCGAGTGGGTAGGCGTACGATGGTAGCACATACTAACACCACACAATCGTCCACATTTCATACGTCAGAAAATAGGTGAAGTCTGGCGGCCCTGGCCgatcttcactacatagtataaaacaaagtcgctttctctgtccctttgtccTTTTGTATGCGAAAGCGACTTAATGTTTTACTATGTAgtaattaggttttagacaaagcgggcgaagccgcgggcggtaagctagtgtacTATAAAGAAAGATTGTGCACACCGAAGATCCGCCTTGCACTATACATAAACATGCGTATTGCATGGCaatcacaatatatttttataatcactTGCCAATAAAAATTAGAGAATTGACtagattaaaaataagctGTTTATACtactacaagttaaaaattaatagtgttaaggttatatattatagtttaatttatgtgtaattttgtaatttgactgtattaattaaatatattttttgtatattaatgacgatttaatttgtaaaaaaaatttgcaTTCCATTTAAAATGgcagtatatttaataaaaatattgtatataacaCCTTAAAATTACATACGAGCAAATGAACATATTTGAGGCGATTCTATTAGGGCGCCGCTCCCAACCGCCGTCGCCGCTGCGCAAGGAGACCTCCCCGCCGGCGGGGGGCGGCGGGTCGGGGGGGTCGGGCGGGTCGGGTGGCGAGGCGTACGGCGGCCGGCTCGCGCGGGTCGCGCTCGAACGGCGCGCCGCCGAGTCGCCCGTCGCGTTCGGCGGCGGCCCGCCGCCCGCCGGGGCCGTCCCGCGCCCCGAGCCGAACCGCGCCACGGTCTCGCTCGGCATGGACACCGAGCCGCTGAACGTCGAGGACAGGGAAGTGTCCGAGCTGACGAAGCGCGCCAACGGGGAGGTGGCGTGGCCCGCCGCGGAGCGCGCGGCGCCCGAGGCGCGCGACCCGCGCGCGGGGCGGGAGGGGGGCGCGGCGCTGGGGGCGCGGCGCGGCCGGCGCGCGGGCCGCAGCGCCAcgccgccgcgccgcgccgcgtcgtgcgcgccccgcgccgccgcgcgcACCTCCAGCGTGGCCGTGCAGACGGTGGACGTTTGGCCGGCGCCCTACGAATTCCTCATCGCCGATTTCTATCGCTGCCTACCGGACGACGAACGGAAGCAGGTATGTAACATTGTTTACACTCAGCCGACACGAATACGCACGCGTGCACACCCCCACGAGGCCACGAATACGCGAACACTAACACACTCACCCGGCACCCACGTTCCTATCAATCTTTATTCTTTACACATGCACGTTACATAAAATCTCTCTAATTTTCAAACTCTTTTATGTATATGTCGTAGATTTGCtgatttcatgaaatgatcgaTGAAATGGTTGAATGTCTATTGGCTACATCTTGATGTGGTTTgagcagatcaatgataagaaatcgtttctcgACTAAACGCGcgattttttcatgaaatgatcaaaattattaattgatcatatcgtaaaatagttacattaattattggtagaggcgctgcaagcgctgtgtttatgtgataagatggcggccgctggcgaaaatttagatattcgcagttaaaaacttcataattcgtttaattacaatatgaagaaagtcgtagcaaagaatttacgacgaagaggttcAAGTACTCTGGAAAATGCggatatcttatattattgaagaaaaaatgCATCTAAAATCCTATACATAACTGTATTTATATATCCtactatgttattataattgtttccTTTTTAAAAAGCGTTTCGCTTGCTTGTCAGACAATATTGGTCAGGGATTTGGCGCTTTGCTTAACAATTTGGGGC includes these proteins:
- the LOC123701231 gene encoding LOW QUALITY PROTEIN: hamartin (The sequence of the model RefSeq protein was modified relative to this genomic sequence to represent the inferred CDS: substituted 1 base at 1 genomic stop codon); protein product: MLTACEASEVIAFLEGRDAPDAFVGLYSAVREPWLARGLLQYHARTGSARALDLLARAPEAHARHLLDALLEQLRGERPACHHALAALALLVARRPVWLHRLPAHGAARELLRAARREREPLALLHALLALAALLPAEPALAAAHWADLAEALLRPAALEPPAPPVRDHLQLAQLALFHALYATHPCTLLETLRAECAAATARDAWERALVPLLRSVRLHPALVTGSRQREAEADRKTRLEIHDVLAETRRLSLRAREPPEERASLAPAPAPAAPPSPAPGSGAQAARAASALRPGAEPWFPLADRCGAESAPNTPLPAEPDPAEPPEAAVEATPENTPAKETRTQFRFPNESAAVRAIGRRSQPPSPLRKETSPPAGGGGSGGSGGSGGEAYGGRLARVALERRAAESPVAFGGGPPPAGAVPRPEPNRATVSLGMDTEPLNVEDREVSELTKRANGEVAWPAAERAAPEARDPRAGREGGAALGARRGRRAGRSATPPRRAASCAPRAAARTSSVAVQTVDVWPAPYEFLIADFYRCLPDDERKQVXKLNVNVSPGDRLDAYLNELYSGRATSASRDELAEQLALVHAQLMYERWRREAHAERNRRLLGRCRVTRMLELQNAALKDRLRALQRERDELAARPPPAAPPAPPAPSERELRLEAALQAESAARLRAEAALHEAQAQRAQDAAELRRTRGESFETARHVEALARAALAAERRAEHVRRLRRELLVLAEREARLSGAVRAAAGGGAAGAAEAERAAGEERAARAALARAEADAEAAAARAEAAVARAHELEAALEARDAAAAEQKRVARQAGEEHAAKMRALQDKYAALLRVVRAEEAHKLARLAGAGAGRGAARGAGRAAGGPPALAECSRVRRLLERDDEASPDRS